The Streptomyces sp. NBC_01275 genome has a segment encoding these proteins:
- the hutH gene encoding histidine ammonia-lyase, which translates to MSDSREPVAIGSTPLSIDDIVAVARHGAPVLLTEEAALAVKGMRVRMLAGLDADGPPVYGLTTGVGDLYDVSVAPEHVSSAQLKMLKSHACGVGEPYPPEVMRAMILLIVRAMAQGRSGVGLGLVETLVAMLNRGVTPWSPGRGSVGYLIGTAHIGLVTAGLGRAYFEGELLPGAEAMRRAGLPVLELGPREGHALVSGTYEVTAMAALAVHDARLLTAAADIAAAMSVEALRGNDRAFDPRVQQVRPHPGQAATAANLRALLDGSAIVAAHRHHRLQDPLSLRCAPQVHGSVRDALDYAERTVTIEANSVTDNPLFSVAGDELTAHTGGNGHGAPVAMALDVLAIAVTHLLNISERRTDRLTNAHFSELPAFLAAPGGEDSGFMIPQYVAASLAAEARALAQPASVHNIPTSAMQEDHVSMGVPAGWQARQAVEYAQQGLGIEILAAAQGLEHHGTLRPGAGTGAAYRAVRERVAALEEDREMYPDLAAARELVADGSLVAAVEAAVGGLAR; encoded by the coding sequence GTGAGTGATTCTCGGGAGCCGGTGGCCATCGGATCCACGCCGCTGTCCATTGACGACATCGTGGCGGTGGCGCGACACGGCGCCCCGGTGCTGCTCACCGAGGAAGCCGCCCTGGCGGTCAAGGGCATGCGCGTCCGGATGCTCGCGGGCCTGGACGCGGACGGACCGCCCGTCTACGGGCTCACCACGGGCGTCGGCGACCTCTACGACGTGTCGGTCGCCCCGGAGCACGTGTCGTCGGCCCAGCTGAAGATGCTCAAGAGCCATGCCTGCGGGGTGGGCGAGCCCTACCCGCCCGAAGTCATGCGCGCCATGATCCTCCTGATCGTGCGGGCGATGGCCCAGGGCCGCAGCGGAGTGGGCCTCGGTCTGGTCGAGACCCTCGTCGCGATGCTCAACCGAGGCGTCACCCCCTGGTCCCCCGGCCGCGGCTCGGTCGGCTATCTGATCGGCACCGCACACATCGGCCTGGTCACGGCCGGTCTCGGCCGGGCGTACTTCGAGGGCGAGCTGCTGCCCGGCGCCGAGGCGATGCGCCGCGCCGGTCTGCCCGTTCTCGAACTGGGCCCCCGCGAGGGTCACGCCCTGGTCAGCGGCACGTACGAGGTGACCGCGATGGCGGCGCTCGCCGTCCACGACGCCCGGCTGCTGACCGCCGCCGCCGACATAGCGGCGGCGATGAGCGTGGAGGCCCTGCGCGGCAACGACCGCGCCTTCGACCCCCGCGTCCAGCAGGTCCGCCCGCACCCCGGCCAGGCGGCCACCGCCGCGAACCTGCGCGCCCTGCTCGACGGCAGTGCGATCGTGGCGGCGCACCGTCACCACCGCCTCCAGGACCCGCTGAGCCTGCGCTGCGCGCCCCAGGTCCACGGCAGCGTGCGCGACGCGCTGGACTACGCCGAGCGCACGGTCACCATCGAGGCCAACTCGGTCACCGACAACCCGCTGTTCTCCGTCGCCGGCGACGAGCTCACCGCCCACACCGGCGGCAACGGCCACGGCGCCCCGGTCGCCATGGCGCTGGACGTCCTCGCCATCGCCGTCACCCACCTGCTCAACATCTCCGAGCGCCGCACCGACCGCCTCACCAACGCCCACTTCAGCGAACTGCCGGCCTTCCTCGCGGCCCCCGGCGGCGAGGACTCCGGCTTCATGATCCCGCAGTACGTCGCCGCCTCGCTGGCCGCCGAGGCCCGCGCACTCGCCCAGCCCGCCTCCGTGCACAACATCCCGACCTCGGCGATGCAGGAGGACCACGTCAGCATGGGCGTCCCCGCCGGCTGGCAGGCCCGGCAGGCGGTCGAGTACGCACAGCAGGGCCTCGGCATCGAGATCCTGGCGGCGGCGCAGGGGCTGGAGCACCACGGCACCCTGCGCCCGGGAGCCGGGACGGGGGCCGCGTACCGAGCGGTCCGGGAGCGGGTGGCCGCCCTGGAGGAGGACCGCGAGATGTACCCCGACCTCGCGGCGGCCCGGGAGCTGGTCGCGGACGGCAGCCTCGTGGCGGCCGTGGAAGCAGCAGTGGGAGGACTGGCCCGATGA
- a CDS encoding IclR family transcriptional regulator, producing the protein MGETSTRTAERAMALLGVVCEHGAITLAESARETGLAASTALRLLRALENGGFVRREADGSFRPGTRIVQFGARALSHESLVPYCREAMERIVAVTRESVYLSIPSHEDTALYIAITEGTHSVRHTSWVGRTIPRRASAVGAVFAGETPARGYVVVEDGVENDVTAIAAPLLTGSRVIAALSVVVPDYRLRGDKVVRIGVRLAGEAHDLSRSLGGQLPPPAQLAQPTYGTVTERMS; encoded by the coding sequence ATGGGCGAAACGTCGACACGGACTGCGGAGCGGGCGATGGCTCTGCTCGGCGTGGTCTGCGAGCACGGGGCCATCACCCTGGCGGAGAGCGCCCGGGAGACCGGGCTGGCGGCCAGCACCGCGCTGCGCCTCTTGCGCGCGCTGGAGAACGGCGGTTTCGTACGACGCGAGGCCGACGGATCGTTCCGCCCCGGCACCCGGATCGTGCAGTTCGGGGCACGGGCCCTGAGTCACGAGTCCCTGGTGCCGTACTGCCGCGAGGCGATGGAACGGATCGTCGCGGTGACCCGGGAGTCGGTGTACCTGAGCATCCCCTCGCACGAGGACACCGCCCTGTACATCGCGATCACCGAGGGCACTCACTCGGTCCGGCACACCAGTTGGGTGGGCCGGACGATCCCCCGGCGCGCCAGCGCGGTCGGGGCGGTGTTCGCGGGGGAGACGCCGGCCCGGGGTTACGTCGTCGTGGAGGACGGCGTCGAGAACGACGTCACCGCGATCGCGGCACCACTGCTCACCGGGTCCAGGGTGATCGCCGCCCTGAGCGTGGTGGTCCCCGACTACCGGCTGCGCGGCGACAAGGTCGTACGGATCGGGGTCCGGCTCGCCGGTGAGGCCCACGACCTGTCGCGTTCGCTCGGCGGGCAGCTACCGCCGCCGGCACAGCTGGCACAGCCGACATACGGCACCGTAACGGAGAGAATGTCATGA
- a CDS encoding ABC transporter ATP-binding protein, with protein MIRFDNVTKAYPDGTVAVDRLSLEAPTGKITVLVGPSGCGKTTSMRMVNRLIEPTSGTITLGGQPVSGTDATELRRKIGYVIQHAGLFPHKNVADNVMALPRLLGLGRREARTRALELLERVGLGPQFADRYPWQLSGGQQQRVGVARALAADPPYLLMDEPFSAVDPVVRAQLQEEFLRLQREIGKTIVLVTHDIDEALKLGDQVAVLREGGRLAQAAAPAELLARPADAFVAGFVGRDRGYRALGFAGTGDGVIPAAEPAVMLGATRAEAEAAALDGWILVTAPGGEPVGWAALDRLDGDRVTEQDLNLSATTARTDGTLRELLDAALSSPSGRGVLVDAEGHLAGTVSPTAVARAIEEAASVTAPAGAIAGSAVESAAGATAGSVEPAAGSAAEAPAGSHL; from the coding sequence ATGATCCGATTCGACAACGTCACCAAGGCATATCCGGACGGTACGGTCGCCGTCGACCGGCTCAGTCTGGAGGCACCGACCGGGAAGATCACCGTTCTGGTGGGGCCGTCCGGCTGCGGCAAGACGACCTCCATGCGCATGGTCAACCGCCTGATCGAGCCCACCTCCGGCACCATCACGCTGGGCGGACAGCCGGTCTCCGGGACCGACGCCACCGAGCTGCGGCGGAAGATCGGTTACGTCATCCAGCACGCCGGCCTCTTCCCGCACAAGAACGTCGCCGACAACGTCATGGCGCTGCCCCGGCTCCTCGGGCTCGGCCGCCGCGAGGCCCGGACCCGGGCCCTGGAACTGCTGGAACGGGTCGGCCTCGGCCCGCAGTTCGCCGACCGCTACCCCTGGCAGTTGTCCGGCGGCCAGCAGCAGCGCGTCGGTGTCGCCCGCGCGCTGGCCGCCGACCCGCCCTACCTGCTGATGGACGAGCCGTTCAGCGCCGTCGACCCGGTCGTACGCGCCCAGTTGCAGGAGGAGTTCCTCCGCCTCCAGCGCGAGATCGGCAAGACGATCGTGCTGGTCACCCATGACATCGACGAGGCGCTCAAGCTCGGCGACCAGGTCGCGGTGCTCCGCGAGGGCGGGCGGCTCGCACAGGCCGCGGCCCCGGCCGAGCTGCTGGCCCGGCCCGCCGACGCCTTCGTCGCGGGCTTCGTCGGCCGTGACCGGGGCTACCGGGCGCTGGGCTTCGCCGGTACGGGAGACGGCGTGATTCCCGCCGCCGAGCCTGCCGTCATGCTCGGCGCGACGCGCGCCGAGGCCGAGGCGGCGGCGCTGGACGGCTGGATCCTGGTCACCGCCCCCGGCGGTGAGCCGGTCGGCTGGGCCGCGCTCGACCGGCTCGACGGCGACCGGGTCACCGAGCAGGACCTCAACCTCAGCGCCACCACTGCCCGTACGGACGGCACCCTCCGCGAACTGCTGGACGCGGCACTGTCCTCTCCCAGCGGTCGCGGTGTCCTGGTCGACGCCGAAGGACACCTGGCCGGGACCGTGTCGCCGACAGCCGTGGCCCGCGCGATCGAAGAGGCCGCGTCGGTGACCGCCCCTGCGGGGGCCATCGCTGGGTCCGCCGTCGAGTCCGCCGCGGGGGCCACCGCTGGGTCCGTCGAACCCGCCGCCGGGTCCGCCGCCGAGGCCCCCGCCGGGAGCCACCTGTGA
- a CDS encoding ABC transporter permease → MTAAEWLRHNAGEIADLTAWHLWLSILPLLIGLLVALPLGRLAHRSRRLYPMLVALAGLVYTVPSLALFILLPKLLGTRILDPVNVVIALSVYTTALLVRVVADGLAAVPADVIQSAHAMGYRSHQRLIRIELPIAVPVIAAGLRVAAVSNVSIVSMAALLGVPQLGSLFTQGFQLHFFTPIVTGVVLSLVIALVLDGLILLAGHSLTPWQPRRSAR, encoded by the coding sequence GTGACCGCCGCGGAATGGCTCCGCCACAACGCCGGAGAGATCGCCGACCTCACCGCATGGCACCTCTGGCTGTCCATACTGCCGCTGCTCATCGGCCTGTTGGTCGCGCTGCCGCTGGGCCGGCTGGCCCACCGCAGCCGCCGGCTCTACCCGATGCTGGTGGCGCTGGCCGGGCTGGTCTACACGGTGCCCTCCCTCGCTCTGTTCATCCTGCTGCCGAAGTTGCTCGGCACCCGGATCCTCGACCCGGTCAACGTGGTCATCGCGCTGAGCGTCTACACAACGGCGCTCCTGGTGCGGGTCGTGGCCGACGGGCTGGCGGCCGTACCCGCCGACGTCATCCAGTCCGCCCACGCCATGGGCTACCGGTCGCACCAGCGGCTGATACGGATCGAACTGCCCATCGCCGTACCGGTCATCGCCGCCGGGCTGCGGGTCGCGGCGGTCTCCAACGTCAGCATCGTGTCGATGGCTGCGCTGCTCGGTGTGCCGCAGCTCGGCTCGCTGTTCACGCAGGGCTTCCAGCTGCACTTCTTCACCCCGATCGTCACCGGCGTCGTACTGAGCCTGGTCATCGCGCTGGTGCTGGACGGGCTGATCCTGCTCGCCGGCCACTCGCTCACCCCTTGGCAGCCCAGGAGGTCCGCCCGATGA